One genomic segment of Nitrososphaera sp. includes these proteins:
- a CDS encoding inositol-3-phosphate synthase, which yields MGRKVKVAVAGVGNCASALIQGTKFYDPAAKAKRPEGDRIGLTAFNLGGIEPQDIEFVAAFDVADTKVGKDLSEAMFASPNNTVRIVKDVGRFDLKVQKGEVLDGIGRHLSQKVKVSSAAPVNVAKVLKESGAEVLLNYLPVGSRRATQYYAESCLDAGCAFVNAIPVFIASTPKWQQAFAGKGLVCAGDDVMSQLGATVVHKTLVKLFVDRGVKIDQTYQLNIGGDMDFYNMLDEDRLEDKRISKTSAVAAMAPYEIPMRIGPSDYVSFLENDKVCYISLKGQYFGGIPVELDLKLKVVDAYNSAGVMIDAVRAVKIALDRGISGPLESISAYCFKHPPIQMPYSVAKANFLEFVEGKRER from the coding sequence ATGGGTAGAAAGGTCAAGGTAGCGGTTGCAGGCGTCGGAAACTGTGCATCTGCCCTGATTCAAGGCACAAAATTCTATGATCCGGCCGCAAAAGCCAAGCGACCCGAAGGCGACAGGATTGGCCTTACCGCCTTTAACTTGGGTGGCATAGAACCCCAAGACATCGAGTTCGTTGCTGCGTTTGACGTTGCGGATACCAAAGTTGGCAAGGACCTCTCTGAAGCAATGTTTGCGTCTCCAAATAACACCGTCAGGATAGTAAAGGACGTTGGTCGTTTCGATCTCAAGGTCCAGAAAGGAGAAGTGCTTGACGGCATCGGCAGGCATCTGTCGCAAAAGGTAAAGGTGTCAAGTGCTGCTCCGGTCAACGTCGCCAAAGTACTCAAAGAGTCGGGTGCAGAGGTCCTCTTGAACTACCTGCCGGTCGGGAGCAGGCGTGCGACCCAATACTACGCGGAGAGCTGTCTCGACGCGGGCTGTGCCTTTGTAAACGCAATCCCGGTTTTTATAGCGTCGACCCCCAAATGGCAGCAAGCGTTTGCCGGCAAAGGGCTGGTCTGCGCCGGAGATGACGTCATGAGCCAGCTTGGCGCGACGGTTGTTCACAAGACCTTGGTCAAATTATTCGTGGACAGAGGGGTCAAGATCGACCAGACATACCAGCTTAACATCGGAGGCGACATGGACTTTTACAATATGCTCGACGAAGACAGGCTTGAGGACAAGAGGATTAGCAAGACCAGCGCGGTGGCTGCAATGGCACCTTATGAGATTCCAATGCGGATCGGTCCTTCAGACTATGTCTCATTCTTGGAAAACGACAAAGTCTGCTACATTTCCCTAAAAGGCCAGTATTTTGGCGGCATACCAGTCGAACTTGACTTGAAACTAAAAGTTGTCGACGCCTACAACAGTGCGGGAGTTATGATAGACGCAGTGAGAGCTGTCAAAATAGCCCTTGACAGGGGCATATCCGGCCCCCTTGAGAGCATCTCGGCGTATTGTTTCAAGCATCCGCCAATTCAAATGCCCTATTCTGTGGCCAAGGCGAATTTTCTAGAGTTTGTTGAGGGAAAGAGAGAGCGTTAA
- a CDS encoding DNA polymerase IV, translating to MSVAPEIAPDASPRRIVMHVDFDYFFAQCEELRRPELKGEPVVVCAYSGRSETSGVVSTSNYLARKYGVKSGIPISTAISRLSSAGVKGAFLPIDRTYYFDISSKAMAILKQSADIFELKGIDECYLDVSSRTKCDYDQAAELASRIKAQVLSELGLTCSIGVAPNKLAAKIASDYRKPEGLTVIRPSDLADFVSQLDVRAIPGIGSRTAAMLAEKMSVRNIADLRRLSSFELVSAFGNKTGAYLFRAARGVEDEAVIGSRAGTSQISHIVTLKRDAESESEMVPYVEEICAFLFQKTAEQDISFRTVTLLLILSNLRNLTRSRMLKTSCSGYEELKINCMNLLRESIKDGLDRKVRRVGVKLSDLHSRSGEKSLLDFAG from the coding sequence ATGTCTGTTGCTCCGGAAATCGCGCCGGATGCCAGTCCGCGGCGGATCGTAATGCATGTGGATTTTGATTACTTTTTTGCGCAGTGCGAGGAACTGCGGAGGCCGGAACTCAAAGGCGAGCCGGTCGTGGTTTGCGCATATTCCGGCAGGTCGGAAACCAGCGGAGTGGTGAGTACCTCAAACTATCTAGCCAGAAAATACGGCGTAAAATCCGGCATCCCAATCTCCACCGCGATATCTCGACTCTCTAGTGCCGGGGTTAAGGGCGCATTCCTGCCGATTGACCGGACGTATTACTTTGATATCTCCTCGAAAGCAATGGCGATTCTAAAACAATCTGCTGATATCTTTGAACTTAAGGGCATTGACGAGTGTTATCTTGATGTCTCTTCCCGTACGAAGTGCGATTATGACCAAGCCGCAGAGCTCGCAAGCAGGATTAAGGCCCAAGTACTGTCCGAACTTGGTCTCACGTGTTCGATCGGGGTTGCCCCAAACAAACTCGCAGCAAAGATAGCATCAGATTACCGAAAGCCTGAGGGCCTGACAGTAATACGGCCTTCCGATTTGGCAGACTTTGTCTCCCAGCTTGATGTACGGGCTATCCCGGGAATCGGATCGAGGACGGCCGCAATGCTTGCGGAGAAGATGTCGGTTAGAAACATTGCCGACCTTCGGAGGCTGAGCTCATTTGAATTGGTAAGTGCATTTGGCAACAAAACCGGTGCGTACCTGTTCAGAGCAGCGCGCGGTGTTGAGGACGAGGCTGTTATTGGATCTAGGGCAGGCACCAGCCAAATCTCACACATCGTTACATTGAAGCGGGACGCGGAGTCAGAATCCGAAATGGTCCCCTATGTTGAAGAGATATGCGCGTTCTTGTTTCAAAAGACCGCCGAACAAGATATCTCCTTTAGGACAGTCACCCTCCTTCTGATCCTTTCTAATCTGAGAAACCTCACGCGCTCGAGGATGCTAAAGACCAGCTGTTCGGGTTATGAGGAGCTGAAAATTAATTGTATGAATCTTCTCCGGGAATCGATCAAGGACGGACTGGACAGGAAGGTGCGCCGCGTAGGAGTCAAACTGTCCGATTTGCACAGCAGGTCGGGAGAGAAAAGCCTGCTGGATTTTGCAGGCTAA
- a CDS encoding ABC transporter ATP-binding protein encodes MPSDPKLAVAGLKAYYFGDKRPIRAVDDVNFVVSKGDCLAIVGESGCGKSTLGSAIMGSLQSPGRIVEGMITLDGAKLNELSSKEFDEKVRWKKISMVFQGAMNSLDPVYSIMDQMTELLKVHGAKGPYDATVMRSLQSVGLEPEVARLHPHELSGGMKQRVLIAMSLLLEPELLIADEPTTALDVIVQREIIELLQSKRQNDRIAIILITHDLSLVSLIANKIAIMYAGQIVEMASASEIYTSPKHPYTRALISAIPRLRSNEKKLRFIPGRPPDLSSHIEGCRFRDRCPTPRDICRREPPEFKTSNGGYVRCWLYDPDLAAGTESGIASQH; translated from the coding sequence ATGCCCTCGGATCCAAAGTTGGCAGTTGCCGGACTCAAGGCCTACTACTTTGGTGATAAACGTCCAATTCGCGCCGTTGATGACGTCAATTTTGTCGTTTCAAAGGGCGACTGCTTGGCGATAGTCGGCGAGTCAGGATGCGGCAAGAGTACGCTCGGCTCTGCGATCATGGGTTCCTTACAGTCTCCTGGCAGGATAGTTGAAGGAATGATCACCCTGGATGGAGCAAAGCTCAATGAACTGTCCTCCAAGGAATTTGACGAGAAGGTGAGGTGGAAAAAGATTTCAATGGTTTTTCAAGGAGCCATGAATTCCCTCGACCCCGTTTATTCTATTATGGATCAGATGACGGAACTGCTCAAGGTTCACGGCGCCAAGGGGCCATACGATGCTACGGTCATGCGGTCTCTCCAATCAGTCGGACTCGAGCCGGAGGTTGCCCGCCTCCACCCACATGAACTTTCGGGCGGCATGAAGCAGCGGGTGCTAATAGCGATGTCCCTTCTCCTTGAACCCGAACTGCTAATCGCAGACGAGCCGACGACAGCTCTTGACGTAATCGTCCAGCGCGAAATAATAGAACTGCTGCAGAGCAAGCGCCAAAATGACAGAATTGCCATCATTCTAATCACACATGACCTATCGCTTGTGTCGCTTATCGCTAACAAGATTGCCATCATGTATGCAGGGCAGATAGTGGAAATGGCGTCTGCCTCAGAAATTTACACCTCCCCAAAACACCCCTATACGCGTGCGCTGATTAGCGCAATTCCACGGCTCCGTTCGAACGAAAAGAAATTGCGATTCATCCCCGGGAGGCCTCCGGATTTGTCATCTCACATAGAGGGGTGTCGCTTCCGCGACAGGTGCCCTACACCTCGTGACATCTGTAGAAGGGAGCCCCCCGAATTCAAAACATCAAATGGAGGCTACGTCAGGTGCTGGCTCTACGATCCGGATTTGGCTGCAGGCACTGAGTCCGGGATCGCTTCCCAACATTAA
- a CDS encoding radical SAM protein, translating to MVDTIRTLKLLGKWSGNRAMGRRRPLVAVFSMTHYCNFYCPMCPFGDPDKDGQIKLARSKDLTTQQWKLIFEKVSEYCVWSIIEGGEPTSRPDFMELVSYLHSLGMPITLITNCSLLHTIDLDELKRQIQFITCSIDSVHQESYCKVRGVPAEIYRRVMDNLILLKEHGVPHYFNSVITKFNTDEFIDKSYFEKALGLGADAVSFTFVEDRSDVDYSLLPDRQTMSKVSRSILEHIDSKKPPYVMLPREYFEQIAEHGRGHFDECGVWKSIFVNGNGTVMVPCWKFSSPENTFNLLEKSVGEIWDAPQWDIARTCHDCQVLGCIWYSSQPVTTFAKNYMRGLSKIIGQHRPELESNI from the coding sequence GTGGTTGACACAATTCGGACACTCAAGCTTCTGGGCAAGTGGTCTGGAAATCGGGCAATGGGCAGGAGGAGGCCGCTTGTTGCAGTGTTCAGCATGACGCATTATTGTAATTTCTACTGTCCGATGTGTCCGTTTGGCGACCCGGACAAAGATGGTCAGATAAAACTCGCCCGTTCCAAGGACCTCACAACGCAGCAGTGGAAGTTAATTTTTGAAAAGGTGTCCGAGTATTGTGTCTGGTCGATAATCGAGGGCGGTGAGCCGACCAGCAGGCCGGACTTCATGGAGCTCGTTAGCTATCTTCATTCACTTGGGATGCCGATAACGCTCATCACCAATTGTTCACTTTTGCACACTATTGACCTCGATGAACTGAAAAGGCAGATTCAGTTCATAACATGCAGCATTGACTCCGTCCACCAGGAATCGTATTGCAAAGTCAGGGGCGTTCCGGCCGAGATCTATCGCAGGGTGATGGACAATCTGATACTGCTAAAGGAACATGGGGTGCCTCATTATTTCAACAGTGTGATAACAAAATTCAACACAGACGAGTTCATTGACAAGAGTTATTTTGAAAAGGCGCTAGGGCTTGGTGCAGACGCCGTTTCATTTACATTCGTCGAGGACCGCTCAGATGTCGACTACTCTTTGCTTCCCGACAGACAAACAATGTCGAAAGTCAGCAGGAGCATTCTGGAGCATATCGACAGTAAAAAGCCGCCGTACGTAATGTTACCTCGTGAATATTTCGAACAGATAGCGGAGCATGGCAGAGGACATTTTGACGAGTGTGGTGTATGGAAGAGCATTTTTGTAAACGGGAATGGAACCGTGATGGTCCCCTGCTGGAAGTTCAGCTCACCAGAGAATACCTTCAACCTCTTGGAGAAAAGCGTCGGTGAGATATGGGATGCACCTCAGTGGGACATAGCACGGACTTGCCACGATTGCCAGGTACTTGGATGCATCTGGTATTCCTCCCAACCTGTGACTACTTTTGCCAAAAATTACATGAGGGGCCTCTCGAAAATAATCGGCCAGCATAGACCGGAACTAGAGTCCAATATCTAG
- the aspS gene encoding aspartate--tRNA(Asn) ligase, with protein sequence MTADRPTRTHYSSQLSESLIGTPVTLGGWIEDVRDIGKLAFLIIRDITGPAQAIVTGERVKEILQAPRQSSVVVSGIVQKSKAKDFPVEIKVSDFTVLATAVQPLPIDPTGRVESAPDKRLDARALDLRNPKVAALFKLRSAGLQSIRNTLRSEGFLEVNTPKIIGSASEGGANLFGFDYFKKRAYLAQSPQLYKEQLTLALDRVFEIGPYFRAENSHTVRHLTEFTSVDLEAAFIDYRDVMEIVERIVKSIIHEFREKHASDLEKAGSGHDLALDSIPRLAYSDCVDELNSMDEKIELGDDLSDASLRKLGEKHPGFYFITDWPLKLKPFYIHEKEDNPSLSESFDLQFGYLELVSGGTRLYDQNKLKTRLVEQGLNPASFAEHLKAFEWGMPPHAGCGLGYDRLMMVLTGSQNVRDVVLYPRDTDRLTP encoded by the coding sequence GTGACCGCAGATAGACCGACCCGGACACATTATTCAAGTCAGTTAAGCGAGTCGCTGATAGGAACTCCGGTTACGCTTGGAGGCTGGATCGAGGATGTACGCGATATCGGCAAACTCGCATTTCTCATTATCCGGGACATTACAGGACCTGCCCAAGCGATTGTGACTGGCGAGCGGGTCAAAGAGATTCTGCAGGCGCCTAGGCAGAGCTCGGTTGTTGTCTCGGGAATTGTCCAAAAAAGCAAAGCAAAAGACTTTCCTGTAGAAATCAAGGTCAGCGATTTTACCGTGCTTGCCACTGCCGTTCAGCCGCTTCCTATAGACCCTACAGGCAGGGTTGAGTCCGCTCCTGACAAGAGGCTTGATGCTCGCGCGCTCGACCTCCGAAATCCCAAGGTTGCAGCCCTTTTCAAGCTGAGATCCGCCGGCTTGCAGTCGATACGAAACACCCTCAGGTCCGAGGGTTTCCTCGAGGTGAACACTCCCAAGATAATCGGAAGCGCCAGTGAGGGCGGTGCGAACCTTTTTGGCTTTGACTACTTTAAGAAAAGAGCCTATCTCGCACAAAGCCCCCAGCTTTACAAGGAACAGCTGACGCTGGCACTTGACCGCGTGTTTGAAATCGGCCCATATTTTCGGGCAGAAAATTCCCATACGGTAAGGCACCTGACAGAGTTTACAAGCGTCGACCTTGAGGCTGCCTTTATCGACTACCGGGATGTAATGGAAATAGTCGAAAGAATTGTGAAAAGCATTATCCATGAATTTCGTGAAAAACACGCGTCAGATCTTGAAAAAGCGGGCTCCGGACACGACCTGGCTCTCGACTCAATCCCCCGGCTTGCGTATTCTGACTGTGTCGATGAGCTTAACTCGATGGATGAGAAAATCGAACTGGGCGACGACCTCTCTGATGCCTCGCTTCGCAAGCTGGGTGAAAAGCATCCCGGTTTCTACTTCATAACAGACTGGCCGCTGAAGCTAAAGCCTTTCTACATTCATGAAAAAGAGGATAATCCGAGCCTTTCTGAATCCTTCGACCTTCAGTTTGGATACCTTGAACTAGTTTCAGGCGGAACCAGGCTTTACGACCAGAACAAGCTCAAGACTAGGCTTGTCGAACAGGGCCTCAATCCCGCAAGTTTCGCCGAGCATCTCAAGGCATTTGAGTGGGGCATGCCTCCGCACGCCGGATGCGGGCTAGGCTATGACCGCCTGATGATGGTTCTTACGGGCTCACAGAACGTTCGAGACGTGGTGCTGTATCCAAGGGACACCGACAGACTCACGCCCTAG
- a CDS encoding ATP-dependent DNA helicase, with the protein MSILEFFPLPTIRERQKEVLLGFESAIKSGFKHIFFEAPTGFGKSPVAIALALYMGNSHICTATKDLQSQYLRDFPFIFDVRGRSNFSCNVKEDMGLSETCEYGPCVRDDGYDCSFKTRLADYRVLGSGTREEAVVIDKVAENRYREDFAKKSRLVSLHWRPCEYYEQKWKGAKASHTVYNYRYFLSDFFYAGNTQKRNLLVFDEAHQLESEVGDFRSFTIHRNMLRLVKLQMPTSRTDEIEVWLEFCREYREKLDEFADKAARILERSDQRVSMEPYTEKNVIDAVERAKTLGDLLNDIRANKDNWIVSSLQKDASTGELTRVTVTPLDISSYFGSVLEKASVALFMSATILSKEYLCKTVGLAPDSVKFIRIPESDFPAINRPIYNQSVAWLNARTIGESMPNIIRAVDQIMNKHKDEKGIIHTTSYTQVEAIANGLSQTNSARLIQTGSKIERDEVLRRHFRSKTPSVLISPSLHQGVDLKDDLSRFQIIVKVPYPDLTDRKVAALKQRNPSWYMWVTILRLVQSYGRSVRSKEDFAATYILDSSFDYVRRNSGDMFPPWFTEAIVPAVRLS; encoded by the coding sequence GTGTCGATTCTAGAATTTTTTCCCTTGCCGACTATTCGAGAGAGGCAAAAGGAGGTACTATTAGGATTTGAATCCGCGATAAAGAGCGGTTTTAAGCATATCTTCTTCGAGGCGCCAACGGGCTTTGGCAAGAGCCCCGTAGCTATTGCTCTTGCATTGTATATGGGAAATTCTCATATTTGCACCGCTACCAAGGACCTTCAGTCCCAGTACCTGCGCGACTTTCCGTTTATCTTTGATGTCAGGGGGAGGTCTAATTTTTCTTGCAACGTCAAGGAGGACATGGGATTGTCGGAGACTTGCGAGTACGGCCCGTGTGTCAGAGACGACGGCTACGATTGCTCATTCAAGACCCGCCTTGCGGACTACAGGGTACTTGGAAGTGGCACAAGAGAAGAGGCAGTCGTAATCGACAAGGTGGCTGAAAACCGGTACCGCGAGGACTTTGCAAAGAAATCCAGGCTGGTATCTCTCCACTGGAGGCCGTGTGAGTACTATGAACAAAAGTGGAAGGGGGCCAAGGCCAGCCACACTGTTTACAACTATCGCTACTTTCTCTCAGATTTTTTCTATGCAGGGAATACTCAAAAGAGAAACCTGCTAGTCTTTGACGAGGCGCACCAGCTAGAGTCAGAGGTCGGCGACTTTAGGAGTTTTACCATCCATCGGAACATGCTCAGGCTGGTTAAACTGCAAATGCCTACATCAAGAACCGATGAAATAGAAGTTTGGCTGGAATTTTGCAGAGAATACCGGGAAAAGCTCGACGAGTTTGCAGACAAGGCGGCAAGAATCCTCGAGCGGAGCGACCAGCGGGTATCCATGGAGCCTTATACTGAAAAAAATGTAATAGATGCGGTAGAACGCGCCAAGACCTTGGGCGATTTGCTCAACGATATAAGGGCTAACAAGGATAACTGGATTGTCTCATCTCTTCAAAAGGACGCCAGCACCGGCGAACTCACAAGAGTCACGGTTACGCCGCTGGACATTTCCTCTTATTTTGGGAGTGTCCTTGAGAAAGCTTCAGTCGCCTTGTTCATGAGCGCGACAATCCTCAGCAAAGAATACCTTTGCAAGACTGTCGGCTTGGCTCCGGATTCCGTAAAGTTTATTCGAATACCAGAGTCGGATTTCCCCGCCATAAACCGCCCGATTTACAATCAATCCGTCGCTTGGTTAAATGCAAGAACGATCGGTGAGAGCATGCCAAATATCATCCGCGCGGTAGACCAAATCATGAACAAGCACAAGGACGAGAAGGGCATTATACACACCACTTCGTATACGCAGGTTGAAGCCATAGCGAACGGCCTCAGTCAGACAAATTCTGCACGCTTAATCCAGACAGGATCAAAGATTGAAAGAGACGAGGTTTTGCGGAGGCACTTCAGGAGTAAAACCCCGAGCGTGTTGATTTCTCCGTCTCTCCACCAGGGCGTGGATCTTAAGGATGACCTTTCAAGGTTCCAGATAATCGTCAAGGTCCCGTATCCGGATTTGACCGATCGAAAGGTGGCCGCGCTTAAGCAGCGAAATCCAAGTTGGTACATGTGGGTAACGATACTCAGGCTTGTCCAGTCATACGGTCGTTCGGTTAGAAGCAAAGAGGATTTTGCGGCGACGTATATACTCGATAGCAGCTTCGATTACGTCCGGCGGAACTCGGGTGACATGTTCCCCCCTTGGTTTACCGAAGCAATTGTCCCGGCCGTGCGCTTGTCGTAG
- a CDS encoding DNA-binding protein codes for MSSSTTNTARPSKASNEIFIGKKPLMTYVTATLVQLANEPTVIIKARGKSITRAVDVAQIIVKRMDTMGYKIGPIRLGSETVQSEDGRVRNVSTIEVPIVRAK; via the coding sequence TTGTCCTCGAGCACAACCAACACAGCAAGGCCCAGCAAAGCCAGTAACGAGATTTTTATCGGCAAAAAACCGCTAATGACATACGTGACAGCAACGCTCGTCCAGCTCGCCAACGAACCCACCGTCATAATAAAGGCAAGGGGCAAGAGCATTACACGGGCAGTTGACGTAGCTCAAATCATTGTGAAGAGGATGGACACCATGGGATACAAGATCGGCCCGATAAGACTTGGTTCGGAAACTGTCCAGTCGGAAGACGGACGTGTCAGAAACGTATCCACCATAGAAGTGCCAATTGTCCGCGCCAAGTAA
- a CDS encoding GNAT family N-acetyltransferase translates to MDFDTELMEEGEWGFCSMWTEAFEPFCGRLLLNKSLAQDYFFNRCSLNGCRDLDREIQKLRSIRNDQGIEFAVYERSDSLAKKDLALIDVMYTLVKPVTEAAGPRLKGIEDLHYEVIEAGDDALRSEWGKVFCRSFEVPHWSSEVLRITNQDRFRETVSLKLARSGEKFVGCLAAHSHRGLAGLYCLGTLPEWRRMGAATALLRSTTCEGAGQIYLQALRSEQNVAFYEREGFVVKYSKSIYSLNSHPTL, encoded by the coding sequence TTGGACTTCGATACTGAGCTGATGGAGGAGGGGGAGTGGGGCTTTTGCTCCATGTGGACAGAAGCGTTTGAACCTTTCTGCGGCCGGCTGCTTTTAAACAAGAGCCTGGCGCAGGACTATTTTTTCAATCGATGCTCCTTGAACGGATGTCGAGATCTGGACAGGGAAATTCAAAAACTCCGGTCGATTCGCAATGACCAGGGAATTGAATTCGCTGTCTATGAGCGCTCGGATTCACTTGCAAAAAAAGACCTTGCCCTGATCGATGTCATGTATACGCTAGTTAAGCCAGTCACCGAAGCAGCCGGCCCGCGTTTGAAAGGCATCGAGGATTTACACTATGAAGTCATTGAGGCAGGAGACGATGCGTTGCGCAGTGAATGGGGGAAAGTCTTTTGCAGGTCATTCGAGGTGCCCCATTGGTCAAGCGAAGTTTTGCGCATCACGAATCAGGACAGGTTTAGAGAAACTGTAAGCCTAAAGCTCGCAAGATCAGGTGAAAAATTTGTGGGCTGTTTAGCGGCTCATTCACACCGAGGCTTGGCCGGGCTCTATTGCCTCGGGACACTGCCTGAGTGGAGGCGCATGGGGGCCGCTACAGCCCTCCTGAGAAGCACCACCTGTGAAGGAGCTGGGCAAATCTACCTGCAGGCGCTCAGGAGTGAACAAAACGTAGCTTTCTACGAAAGAGAGGGATTTGTCGTGAAGTACTCAAAGTCGATATACTCTCTGAATTCGCATCCGACCCTGTAA
- the artG gene encoding thaumarchaeosortase yields MSRDTAAPPRQSQGQTIFGINTSIAVTLVLISPVIFTLIAYPDSFSLSWNQGRGGLLFAMAFIAAELAGIRYQVSQKRFLIVVAMAALTIAYFAALPYGLLAWIKHSAPSFVSLADSWQWMWDFAVMSIFVVSSLVVLFGRKWHKLAAAGAIYLIGMAVILSLDAFFPYDSLGPLQYVVPIYLQIDSAVISFIDTYIVNVGPADPASHAPPSVATGNLIVLNGLHGGMALRVFWPSAGVHSMIIYTLVMLAFLLKMDMPTKRKLIYFAIGTIGTAAVNVVRITSLSLYALVVTTDVNQWQAFHSVAGEIMFLPWLGIYLAIIMFTENKRIKYSRGASTSKAAAV; encoded by the coding sequence TTGTCCCGCGATACCGCCGCTCCTCCGCGCCAGAGCCAGGGCCAGACAATATTCGGGATAAACACCAGCATTGCGGTGACGCTTGTGCTCATTTCGCCTGTAATATTCACGCTCATTGCTTACCCGGACTCCTTCAGCCTCTCCTGGAATCAGGGAAGAGGAGGCCTGCTGTTTGCTATGGCCTTTATCGCTGCGGAACTTGCAGGGATAAGATATCAGGTGAGCCAGAAGCGCTTTCTAATCGTTGTTGCGATGGCTGCCCTAACGATTGCCTACTTTGCGGCACTTCCATACGGTCTTTTGGCATGGATCAAGCATTCCGCCCCGTCTTTTGTTTCGCTTGCCGACAGCTGGCAGTGGATGTGGGACTTTGCCGTAATGTCCATCTTTGTCGTATCCTCACTCGTAGTGCTATTTGGAAGAAAATGGCATAAACTCGCAGCTGCAGGAGCGATCTACCTCATAGGAATGGCAGTAATCCTTTCACTGGACGCGTTCTTTCCATATGACAGCCTAGGGCCACTGCAGTACGTAGTTCCAATTTATTTGCAGATAGATAGCGCCGTAATCTCCTTCATAGATACTTACATCGTCAACGTTGGACCTGCGGACCCGGCGAGCCACGCACCGCCGTCAGTTGCGACAGGAAATCTAATAGTTCTCAACGGACTCCATGGCGGTATGGCTCTCAGAGTGTTCTGGCCATCTGCAGGCGTGCATAGCATGATAATCTACACGCTTGTAATGCTTGCCTTTTTACTAAAGATGGATATGCCCACGAAGCGCAAGTTGATTTACTTTGCCATAGGGACAATCGGGACCGCCGCTGTTAATGTGGTCAGGATCACATCATTGTCCCTTTACGCGCTGGTCGTAACCACAGACGTGAATCAATGGCAAGCATTTCATTCGGTTGCCGGAGAGATAATGTTCCTTCCGTGGCTGGGCATTTACCTTGCAATTATCATGTTCACAGAGAACAAGCGCATAAAGTATTCCAGAGGCGCGTCGACCAGCAAAGCCGCCGCAGTGTAG
- a CDS encoding class I tRNA ligase family protein, whose product MVPIGDVQGKRQPVSIMLCGPTVYDNLHVGHARMLLTYDLVARILRYAGHSVEVLLNTTDIDAKIFQKSLQRKVPPAEISDWYFREMLRDLARLNISEFTLAKVSNYMGYAGKLVQELLSEGLAYYSAGRYYLRTGHDPGWGGISHMSHEEIQDCRLDIAESKHSAHDILIWSAAEDAFDICLRGQEKPPGIPWWHMQDTSVAMANYAGAYDLQGGAGELAYPHHESQRAQLAAITGRDSPVRAFTYVGLVTGTAGTKMSKSLGNTVRLTDAVAASSANALRLFCFSSSYSKPLKFSWEALQKFEKKDRRVMGSILSVAEDTSGGSPNSKLMGRFIESLCEDLDTVSALEILDLALSDEDPSALEMARLLGLRY is encoded by the coding sequence TTGGTACCAATCGGAGATGTTCAAGGGAAAAGACAGCCTGTGAGCATCATGCTCTGCGGTCCCACCGTCTACGACAATCTTCACGTCGGGCACGCAAGAATGTTGCTGACGTACGATCTTGTTGCAAGAATATTGCGATATGCGGGTCATTCCGTTGAGGTGCTGCTCAATACAACAGATATTGACGCCAAAATCTTTCAAAAGTCTCTGCAGAGGAAGGTGCCACCCGCAGAAATCTCAGATTGGTATTTCAGGGAAATGCTGCGCGATCTGGCCAGATTGAACATTTCCGAATTTACCCTTGCCAAGGTTTCCAATTACATGGGTTACGCAGGCAAGCTGGTGCAGGAATTGCTTTCGGAAGGGCTTGCCTATTACTCGGCAGGCAGATATTATCTGAGGACAGGCCACGACCCGGGATGGGGCGGGATCTCGCACATGTCGCATGAAGAAATACAAGACTGTAGGCTGGACATCGCCGAGTCCAAGCATTCGGCTCATGACATTCTGATTTGGAGCGCCGCAGAAGACGCATTTGATATCTGCCTGAGAGGCCAGGAGAAGCCGCCGGGCATTCCTTGGTGGCACATGCAAGACACCTCAGTTGCAATGGCAAACTATGCAGGCGCGTACGACCTTCAGGGCGGAGCAGGGGAGCTTGCATATCCGCACCACGAATCGCAACGTGCCCAGTTAGCCGCAATAACAGGCCGCGACTCGCCCGTCAGGGCTTTTACGTATGTAGGGCTTGTGACAGGAACGGCAGGCACAAAGATGTCAAAGTCGCTGGGAAACACAGTCAGGCTGACTGATGCCGTTGCGGCAAGCAGCGCAAATGCATTGAGGCTATTCTGCTTTTCTTCGAGCTACTCAAAGCCTCTGAAATTCTCCTGGGAGGCCCTGCAGAAATTTGAAAAAAAGGACAGACGCGTTATGGGAAGCATTCTGAGCGTCGCGGAAGATACCTCAGGAGGCAGTCCAAACTCCAAGCTGATGGGCAGGTTCATAGAGAGTCTTTGTGAGGATCTTGACACTGTTTCGGCTCTGGAGATTCTTGACTTGGCGCTATCCGACGAAGATCCAAGCGCACTAGAAATGGCGAGGTTGCTTGGACTTCGATACTGA